tggcatttagcggccgcttttatccaaaacgactcaCAATCGTGACcttatacaatgcaagcaattgagggttaagggcctcgctcaggggccccaaCAGTGAGAGCCTGGCcggtgtggggcttgaacccgcaaccttgtgattactacGTTGAAAGATACACAAGatggaccaaaagtatttgtacaCTAAAGTAGAGTGACACAAAAATATGTccgtgtatgggaatttgtgcccacttagTCAAAAGATGATTGACcagttggtgttccagttcatcccagggCATGCAAAACTggtaagggccttccctaaactattgttATTACATCATTTCAGCACATCAGACAATTCCAAGCTTGTGTTTTTCATTACGTTTAATAGAAGTTCGCTTTGATGTGAGCACACGGCGCCCCCTGGTGGATCAGTCTATCCATTCATTCCTTTGTCTTCATTACTTATCATTTAtcgtttcatcctggtcaggatcgctGTGGGTGGTGAAACATGCCATCTGAAAACACTGGGTGTCACTTaaattagagcagccaatccaccttctgcatgttttggcagTAAACAAAGGCGAGGATACACAGGacccatgtttaaaaaaaattagacCCTTGAGGTTTAGTTTAAGATGTTTATATCCTACTTATTAAGAAGAAGATATGaaataaagtatgtggacaccctgacAAATGACTTATTTCAGATCTTTTAGACACTAATTACTAACTGGTGTATAAATCAAgtctataaaataaatcatatacgtctttaaataattttatatagttcaaaaatacatataaaaattatagtattattttaattttaaaagtatttatacCCCCGTCATCGTAGCTTTAATCTCATGCAGCACATTTGATTTGATTAACATTTATACAACCCATGAAACTAAGGGTTAAAGCtcgtgctcaggggtccaacagtgtggCATTAATGAGGCGCTGATCCTTGATAATCAGATGAACATTTCAGCATCTTCAATTCACAGCTTGTTGCTACAGACGTGCAAGTGTGATTCAACTGCTTTAATCCCTTTGTAAGGTCTATCAGTGTGGTACAGACCGTTCACAAATCTGTGCTCAGTTCGTTCACACATCCGGTTCCCTACAGAACCAGACGGGTTCCGCATCCAAACCCGGGGGCGAGGCTGTGACGGCTTCTCCACCCGACGCTGGGAGCTAAATACGCTCCTGTGATAGGGAACTGAGCATGACTAAATGGAAAGAATGAACTCGGAAGTGAAACGTGGAGACGATTGAAAAGCTTTTATTGATCTACATCACTATATAAATATCATTAATACAGCATCGGTGAGGACATCATCAGTACAACCATCACAAAGAGACAAATCATGGACtgggatctgtgtgtgtgtgtgtgtgtgtgtgtgtgtgtgtgtgtgtgtgtgtgttatttagcGTGTTGATCCTGGTCCAGTAGAGCTGATCTGATTCCCAGTTTCTCCAGTTCTTCCACTAGATCTCCACTCTGGTGCATCTGCAGTAAAATATCACAACCGCCCACGAACTCTCCATTAAAGAAGATCTGAGGGATGGTGGGCCAGCTCGAGAAGGTCTtcactcctgcacacacacacacacacacccgattattatacacacactcctgcacacacacacacacacacagtgttaaacacacacttatacacacactcctgcacacacacacacacacacacacagtgttaaacacacacttatacacacactcctgcacacacacacacacacacagtgttaaacacacacttatacacacactcctgcacacacacacacacacacccgattattatacacacactcctgcacacacacacacacacttatacacacactcctgcacacacacacacacacacacacacacacaagttaattacacacacttacacacacactcctgcacacacacagtgttaaacacacacttatacacacactcctgcacacacacacacacacacccgattattatacacacactcctgcacacacacacacacacacccgattattatacacacactcctgcacacacacacacacacacagtgttaaacacacacttatacacacactcctgcacacacacacacacgattattatacacacactcctgcacacacacacagtgttaaacacacacttaaacacacactcctacacacacacacacacacacacgattattatacacacactcctgcacacacacacacacacacacacacgattattatacacacactcctgcacacacacacacacacacagtgttaaacacacacttatacacacactcctgcacacacacacacacgattattatacacacactcctgcacacacacacagtgttaaacacacacttatacacacactcctgcacacacacacacacacacccgattattatacacacactcctgcacacacacacacacacacccgattattatacacacactcctgcacacacacacacacacacacacagtgttaaacacacacttatacacacactcctgcacacacacacacacgattattatacacacactcctgcacacacacacacacacacccgattATTATacacactcctgcacacacacacagtgttaaacacacacttatacacacactcctgcacacacacacacacacacccgattattatacacacactcctgcacacacacacacacacacccgattattatacacacactcctgcacacacacacacacacacacagtgttaaacacacacttatacacacactcctgcacacacacacacacgattattatacacacactcctgcacacacacacagtgttaaacacacacttatacacacactcctgcacacacacacacacacacacccgattattatacacacactcctgcacacacacacacacacacagtgttaaacacacacttatacacacactcctgcacacacacacccgattattatacacacactcctgcacacacacacacacacacacagtgttaaacacacacttatacacacactcctgcacacacacacacacacacccgattattatacacacactcctgcacacacacacacacacacagtgttaaacacacacttatacacacactcctgcacacacacacacccgattattatacacacactcctgcacacacacacacacacagtgttaaacacacacttatacacacactcctgcacacacacacacacacacacacagtgttaaacacacacttatacacacactcctgcacacacacacacacgattattatacacacactcctgcacacacacacagtgttaaacacacacttatacacacactcctgcacacacacacactcgattattatacacacactcctgcacacacacacacagtgttaaacacacacttatacacacactcctgcacacacacacacacacacccgattattatacacacactcctgcacacacacacacacacacagtgttaaacacacacttatacacacactcctgcacacacacacacacacacacacaaagtgttaaacacacacttatacacacactcctgcacacacacacacacacacacacacacacagtgttaaacacacacttatacacacactcctgcacacacacacacacacacacacacagtgttaaacacacacttatacacacactcctgcacacacacacacacacacacacgattattatacacacactcctgcacacacacacacacacacacccgattattatacacacactcctgcacacacacacacacccgattattatacacacactcctgcacacacacacacacacacagtgttaaacacacacttatacacacactcctgcacacacacacacacgattattatacacacactcctgcacacacacacagtgttaaacacacacttatacacacactcctgcacacacacacacacgattattatacacacactcctgcacacacacagtgttaaacacacacttatacacacactcctgcacacacacacacacacacacacgattattatacacacactcctgcacacacacacacacacacacccgattattatacacacactcctgcacacacacacacacacacccgattattatacacacactcctgcacacacacacacacacagtgttaaacacacacttatacacacactcctgcacacacacacacacacacacacacacacacacacacacacacacccgattattatacacacactcctgcacacacacacacacacccgattattatacacacactcctgcacacacacacacacacagtgttaaacacacacttatacacacactcctgcacacacacacacacacacacacacacacacccgattattatacacacactcctgcacacacacacacacacagtgttaaacacacacttatacacacactcctgcacacacacacacacacacacacacacacacagtgttaaacacacacttatacacacactcctgcacacacacacacacacacacacacacagtgttaaacacacacttatacacacactcctgcacacacacacacacacagtgttaaacacacacttatacacacactcctgcacacacacacacacacgattattatacacacactcctgcacacacacacacacacacacacacacgattattatacacacactcctgcacacacacacacacacacccgattattatacacacacacacacacacacacacccgattattatacacacactcctgcacacacacacacacagtgttaaacacacacttatacacacactcctgcacacacacacacacaaagtgttaaacacacacttatacacacactcctgcacacacacacacacacacacacacagtgttaaacacacacttatacacacactcctgcacacacacacacacagtgttaaacacacacttatacacacactcctgcacacacacgaTTATTAATCACACactcctgaacacacacacacacacacacacacacagtgttaaacacacacttatacacacactcctgcacacacacacagtgttaaacacacacttatacacacactcctgcacacacacacacacacagtgttaaacacacacttaaacacacactcctgcacacacacacacacacacacacacacacacacagtgttaaacacacacttatacacacactcctgcacacacacacacacacacagtgttaaacacacacttaaacacacactcctgcacacacagtgttaaacacacacttatacacacactcctgcacacacacacacacacacccgattattatacacacactcctgcacacacacacacagtgttaaacacacacttatacacacactcctgcacacacacacacacacagtgttaaacacacacttatacacacactcctgcacacacacacacagtgttaaacacacacttatacacacactcctgcacacacacacacacacacagtgttaaacacacacttatacacacactcctgcacacacacacacagtgttaaacacacacttatacacacactactgaACACACACGATTATTAAtcacacactcctgcacacacacacacacagtgttaaacacacacttatacacacactcctgcacacacacagtgttaaacacacacttatacacacactcctgcacacacacacagtgttaaacacacacttatacacacactcctgcacacacacacacacaagttaattacacacacttatacacacactcctgcacacacacacacacaaattaattacacacacttatacacacactcctgcacacacacacacacaaattaattacacacacttatacagtgtatcacaaaagtgagtacacccctcacatttctgcagatatttcattatatcttttcatgggacaacactatagacatgaaacttggatataacttagagtagtcagtgtacagcttgtatagcagtgtagatttactgtcttctgaaaataactcaacacacagccattaatgtctaaatagctgcaacataagtgagtacaccccacagtgaacatgtccaaattgtgcccaaatgtgtcgttgtccttccctggtgtcatgtgtcaaggtcccaggtgtaaatggggagcagggctgttaaatttggtgttttgggtacaattctctcatactggccactggatattcaacatggcacctcatggctaagaactctctgaggatgtgagaaatagaattgttgctctccacaaagatggcctgggctataagaagattgctaacaccctgaaactgagctacagcatggtggccaaggtcatacagcggttttccaggacaggttccactcggaacaggcttcgccagggtcgaccaaagaagttgagtccacgtgttcggcgtcatatccagaggtcggctttaaaaaatagacacgagtgctgccagcattgctgcagaggttgaagacgtgggaggtcagcctgtcagtgctcagaccatacgccgcacactgcatcgactcggtctgcatggtcgtcatcccagaaggaagctgacgcacaagaaagccagcaaacagtttgctgaagacaagcagtccaagaacatggattactggaatgccctgtggtctgacgagaccaagataaacttgtttggctcagatggtgtccagcatgtgtggcggcgccctggtgagaagtaccaagacaactgtatcttgcctacagtcaagcatggtggtggtagcatcatggtcttgggctgcatgagtgttgctggcactggggagctgcagttcattgagggaaacatgaattccaacatgtactgtgacattctgaaacagagcatgatcccctcccttcgaaaactgatgctggactaaacccaattgagcacctgtggcgcatcctcaagtggaaggtggaggagttcaccATTGgcacgacacatttgggcacaatttggacatgttcactgtggggtgtactcacttatgttgcagctatttagacattaatggctgtgtgttgagttattttcagaagacagtaaatctacactgctatacaagctgtacactgactactctaagttatatccaagtttcatgtctatagtgttgtcccatgaaaagatataatgaaatatttgcagaaatgtgaggggtgtactcacttttgtgatacactgtacacacactcctgcacacacacaaacacacacacacaagttaattacacacacacaaacacacacacacacacacacacacacacaagttaattacacacacttatacacacactcctgcacacacacacacaacgtttattacacacacttatacacacaaacacagtgtttattacacacacagactaacacacacacatgcccctgtatacacacacatctgtacacacacagctgtactcacacacacacacaccatttatattacacacagtgtttattacacacacacacacacacctctgtacacacacttatatacacacacacaatgtattacaaacacagactaacacacacacatgcccctgtacacacacagctgtactcacacacacacacaccatttatattacacacagtgtttattacacacacacacctctgtacacacacttatatacacacacacaatgtattacaaacacagactaacacacacacatgcccctgtacacacacagctgtactcacacacacacacaccatttatattacacacagtgtttattacacacacacacacacctctgtacacacacttatatacacacacacaatgtattacaaacacagactaacacacacacatgcccctgtacacacacagctgtactcacacacacacacaccatttatattacacacagtgtttattacacacacacacctctgtacacacacttatatacacacacatcattgtgtattacaaacacaatttatattacacactaacacacacacacacacacagataagataagatgcctttatcgtcattgcacagtgtacaacgaaACTGAGTAGCAATCCATCCAATAACAtactacacatatacacactacattttataataattattattatattataattacatGTATATAAATGATGTTTCTGTAGTTGTGAGTGTGGTCGTGAGTTTGTAGTAGTTAGTAGTTGTGTTGCTGTGTTCGGGTTAACGCCCCGTTACTGCTGTACACCCCTGATAAACCCccccaacacccccccccccctccgagGGGTGCTACACCGCCCCGCCGGCATCACACCAGGCACGAGGGTTTAATCCGAGCTAACGAGGCAACATTCCATTCCAACACGTCCAGCTCCAACACGTCTGAATAAAGAGCAGCGGCCGCTCGGAGGTACTGAACTGGGAACCAGAGGGTCGCTAGATCGAGACCCACCCTGAGCCCTCAATTCTTCCAACTGTAACCTACCAAAGACATCAACAATTCTGTGGTCAAAAAAGGTAGAAGTCAAACCTCTGGTTTAAAGTCCAAGCCAATGAGGGGTGAATCTAATGAAACAGGGGTGTAGCACCATTCCTATTAtaaagtatggtggtggtagcatcatgttaaGGATTTTCCaaccatataaacacaaccTGCTATTTTATAATCTGATCTGTATCTGGTAACGATGCACATCAATCACCGAGCAGTTCACAGATCTACAAATCATGCACGGGTGAACGGACCGAGAATTTCTGTACACGAGTGACTATAATTATTACGTTTCTTATTTAATAAAACGTACATTCACAATGTTAGCGTATGCTGTTCATCCAATCAGACTCACAACTGTGGCCGAATGCATTCTGATAAAGATAAACGTTCAGATCCGtttttgctcaggggtccaacagtggtgcTTGAACGAGCAACCTTCCGATTCCTGGTTCAGTGCATCAACTGTTGAGCTCCCaccaccttcatcatcatcataaatcTTCATCATCCAGGTTCTTGTTTGGACCAGCGAGTATAAAAGCTTTCAAACAATGTGgagttttaatgtttatttatttatgtattattttactaAACATCTATTTTATGACACTTTATGTGGTTATTTTGGAGTTTATTACCTGCAGAGCATCAATATCCTTCTATAATGTAATCATATGTTGACTTTACATCAGCGGCTCTGTGTTATTAAAGATTTATTAACTTATAAAACCGTAAATAGTATAAACACTTATATTTTAAATGACACTTATTAGTGGAAAGTCTCAGAAGCTCCGTACAGAGCTCAGAAAGTGGCTGAAACGTCCAAACAATCGTTCCTgagtacaaagtacatggaacagtggtctctcacCAAGGTCTGGAAGAAAACTGTCAGCTTATACTAAACGATAAGTGTCTGCTATGAAAGAGAAGCTGCTGAAATCTGGTCtcaactgtccacagtcaagcaagcaatTTATAGCTGACCTTCTGTACCTGGAATGTGCAAAAGCTCCATAAACCCAGAGCTAAAGTGGGGCTGAACGCTTCTCCAGCAGGactacatgtgtgtgtgagatggttAGTAGATAGTGAGATGATTGACCTTGTCTAAGTTCCTGGTCGTCCAGCACGTTGTAGGAAGCATACTGATCCACACCATGCATCCTGAGGATCTGCACTACAGCATTACTGAAGCCACACATGGGCTGAGCAGGAGTGCCCTTCATGAACACCACCACCTTCTCCTTCttcaccatctcagccaggttCTTCTGAAGTTCTTCAGCCGAGGAGCACAGGAACCGAGCCCCCGCCGACCCACAGCACACCTTACTCTCGTTTAACCTGTGAATACCGCGCAGTGACCGCAATGTCGGTCTCAACACAGAGTTAAACACGTTCATGATTTATAAATGGAATAAAAGCGGCGAATGGAAGATGAAGAAGGACTTCTGGTGTTCCTCCTGAGACGCCACTAACAGTTGACTTTCATCAATACGCAAGAACAGCAAGCACCACCTACTCAACTCTAACTAACAATCTCATTGGTTAAGgcgattttttttctcttgtgtGATTGGCTAAGACATGTGTCAATCGAATTACCCACAGGTGGCCTTCACAGATCTTCATATCATTCACGCATGCTGTGAGGCAGAATTATGATTTGTAAATCTTTAAAGTTTTGTTTCACAATACGATGCGTCACCATGTTCAAATGTTTTGTTATATCTAATTTAGCGATTATGTGTTTGGCTTAAGACGCCAAAcgcaaaactaaaaataaagacTTTTTCATTTTAACAACGCATTTAGAGGAATTGCAACAAGAAAAGACCCAGCACAGCCCCTTAACACAAACTAGCAATCTCATTGGTTAAAGTGGTATTATTCTTTTGTGTGATTGGCTAAGAAATGTGTCAATGGTTTACTTCACAGATCTTCAAACCATTCACGCACGCTGTAAGGAAGAATTATGATTTGTAAATCATcatttggttgtttgtttaatCTGATTTACCAGCACCTAAAATCAGCTCTGTATAAACACGAACGCCATTTAAGCCCGCCCACTTTGTACTGTTATGCTTAATTATAATTGGCTAAACTATACGTCAATCACATTTCAACTATCGGCGTTGCTGATATGCAAgtcatttttacacaaaattagTTGCACTCATGATTTGTAAATCATCATCCGCGTTTCCAAATCTCGCCACAACTGTTCTCCATAATATTAAAttcta
The sequence above is drawn from the Trichomycterus rosablanca isolate fTriRos1 chromosome 9, fTriRos1.hap1, whole genome shotgun sequence genome and encodes:
- the glrx5 gene encoding glutaredoxin-related protein 5, mitochondrial translates to MNVFNSVLRPTLRSLRGIHRLNESKVCCGSAGARFLCSSAEELQKNLAEMVKKEKVVVFMKGTPAQPMCGFSNAVVQILRMHGVDQYASYNVLDDQELRQGVKTFSSWPTIPQIFFNGEFVGGCDILLQMHQSGDLVEELEKLGIRSALLDQDQHAK